In the genome of Streptomyces sp. P3, the window ACCGGCGACGTCGACCCCGCCGTCCGCGAGGAGCTCGTCCGGCTGCGCGACAGCATCGACAACATCGACGCGGCCGTCGTGCACATGCTCGCCGAACGCTTCAAAGCCACCCAACAGGTCGGCCACCTCAAGGCCCGCCACCAGCTCCCGCCCGCCGACCAGGCCCGCGAGGCCCGCCAGATCGCCCGGCTGCGCACCCTCGCCGAGAGCGCCAAACTCGACCCCGCGTTCGCCGAGAAATTCCTCAACTTCATCATCGCCGAGGTCATCCGCCACCACGAGCGCATCGCCGAGGACACCGCGGCGCCCCCACGCGGCTGACCCGAACCGGCCCGAACCGGCTCGAGCCCGCCAGCCACGACCGCACCACCGACGCCGCACCGCACCGCGCACCCGACGCCGCACCCCCCGGAACCGCACCAGGACCGCGCCGAGACCCACCGCACCGCGCACCCGACACCGCACCGGCACGCACCGCGCAACGCCCAGCCACGCCGACGGCCGCACGACAGGCACGTGACCGGCACATGCCCGGCGCCAAATCGGCACAGGGCCAGCGCTCCGGCGCGAGAAGGGACATAGGGCGCGTACCGATCCGCCCCTGTGCCCGGCCAGCGGCATCAGGCAGCATGTCCTGCATGTCCGTACTGACGCGCGACGAAGCGCAGAACCGTGCCAAGCTCATCGACGTCCTCCGCTACACCATCGAGCTCGACCTGACGACCGGCGACGAGACCTTCGAGTCCAGCACCGTCATCCGGTTCGCCGCGCGCACCCACGGGGACACCTTCGTCGAGATCAGGCCCGCCGCACTGCACTCCGTCACCCTCGACGGCGAGCCCGTCGACCCCGACACGCTCGACGACAACCGGCTCCCCCTGACCGGCCTCACCGCCGGCGAACACGAACTGCGCGTCCGCGCCGGCATGCGCTACTCCCGCACCGGCGAGGGCATG includes:
- a CDS encoding chorismate mutase; its protein translation is MTTSNTRAPGTGDVDPAVREELVRLRDSIDNIDAAVVHMLAERFKATQQVGHLKARHQLPPADQAREARQIARLRTLAESAKLDPAFAEKFLNFIIAEVIRHHERIAEDTAAPPRG